TTCGCGCAGCGCTTTCAGCTTCTCGCGGCGCTCGGCCATGATGTGGTTTTCATCATGCTGCAGCTGGCTGGATTCTTGTTCCGACATGGAAATCTCCGTCAATGGTCTAAGGTTGGCCGCATGCTGCGGCCAACCCTGGGGCGCTTCAAATCCTGGATTTTCGAAGTGCTCCCGGTTATGCGTTACACGCCCTGCTTCAGGCTGGCTTCGATGAAACCGTCGAGGTCGCCGTCCATCACAGCCTTGATGTTGCCCACTTCGTAGCTGGTACGCAGGTCCTTGATGCGCGACTGGTCGAATACGTAGGAGCGGATCTGGTGACCCCAACCCACGTCGGTCTTGCTGTCTTCCAGCGCCTGCTTGGCTTCGTTGCGCTTTTTCAGTTCCAGTTCGTACAGCTTGGCACGCAGCATCTGCCAGGCTTCGTCGCGGTTGCGGTGCTGCGAGCGGTCGTTCTGGCACTGCACCACGATACCGGTGGGGGTATGGGTGAGGCGCACGGCGGAGTCGGTCTTGTTGATGTGCTGACCACCCGCGCCGGAAGCGCGGTAGGTGTCGGTACGCACGTCGGCCGGGTTGATGTCGATCTCGAAGCTGTCGTCCACTTCCGGGTACACGAACACGGAGCAGAACGAGGTGTGGCGGCGCGCGTTGGAGTCGAACGGCGACACGCGCACCAGGCGGTGCACGCCCACTTCGGTGCGCAGCAGGCCGTAGGCGTATTCGCCTTCGATCTTGATGGTGGCGCTGGTGATGCCGGCTACGTCGCCTTCAGACTCTTCCAGCACGTCGACCTTGAAACCCTTGCGTTCGGCGTAGCGCACGTACATGCGCAGCAGCATGCCGGCCCAGTCCTGCGCCTCGGTGCCGCCCGCCCCTGCCTGGATGTCCACGAAGCAGTTGTTCGGGTCCATCGGGTCGTGGAACATGCGGCGGAATTCCAGTTTGGCAAGCTTGGCCTCGACCTCGTCCAGGTCGGCCTTTACCGCGAGGATGGTATCGTCGTCATCCTCGGCCTTGCCCATGTCGAACAGCTCGGCGCAGTCGGCCAGCGTAGCGGCGATGCCTTCGATCACCAGTACCACATCCTCCAGCTGCTTGCGCTCGCGGCCCAGCTCCTGGGCTTTCTTCGGGTCGTTCCAGATTTCCGAATCTTCGGTCAGGCGGGATACTTCTTCCAGACGGTCTTTTTTGCCGTCGAAGTCAAAGATACCCCCGGATATCAGTGTTGCGCGCGCTCAGATCATCGATCTGGGCCTGAATCTGATTGAGAACTTCTGCTTCAATCATGGTGTGAAATCTCCACAATAAAGAACATTTTGAGACTGCAAATACGGTATTTCAGTAAAGACAAAAAGCGCACCGTGCGGTGCGCTTTTGCCTGAACCACTCAGACATCAACCCAGCAGGTGGGCAACGCCTGCGCGTTCTTCTTCCAGCTCGGCCAGGGTGAAGTTGATGCGCTCACGGCTGAATGCATCGATTTCCAGGCCCTCTACCAGCTTGTACTCGCCATTTTCGCAAGTTACAGGGAAGCCGAACATCACGTCTTTCGGAATGCCGTAGGAACCGTCGGACGGAATGCCCATGGTAACCCACTTGCCGTTGGTGCCCAGTGCCCAGTCGCGCATGTGGTCGATGGCGGCATTGGCGGCGGAAGCAGCGGACGACAGGCCGCGTGCGGCGATAATGGCGGCACCACGCTTGCCCACGGTCGGCAGGAACACGTCGCGGTTCCACACGTCGTCGTTGATCATCTCTTTAACGGACTGGCCGTCGATGGTGGCGAAGCGGTAGTCAGCGTACATGCTCGGCGAGTGGTTGCCCCACACGGTCAGCTTCTCGATGTCGGCCACGGCCTTGCCGGTCTTGGCAGCGATCTGGCTGGCAGCGCGGTTGTGATCCAGGCGCAGCATGGCGGTGAAGTTCTTGGCCGGCAGATCCGGAGCGGACTTCATGGCGATGTAAGCATTGGTGTTGGCCGGGTTGCCTACCACCAGAACCTTGACATCGCGCGAAGCCACGGCGTTCAGGGCCTTGCCCTGGCCAATGAAGATGGCGCCGTTGATGGACAGCAGTTCGGAACGCTCCATGCCCGGGCCGCGCGGACGGGAACCAACCAGCAGTGCGTAATCGGTGTCCTTGAAGGCGGTCATCGGGTCGCTATGGGCCTCAATGCCGGCCAGCAGCGGGAAGGCGCAGTCTTCCAGCTCCATGATCACGCCCTTCAGGGCGTTCTGTGCTTTCTCGTCAGGGATTTCCAGCAGTTGCAGAATCACCGGCTGGTCCTTGCCCAGCATTTCGCCGGAGGCGATACGGAACAGCAGGGCGTAACCAATCTGGCCGGCTGCGCCAGTAACGGCAACGCGTACGGGTGCTTTCATCTAAGTACTCTCCTTTGGACGTGATGACAGTTGCGGCACATGCTCTGACCTGCGCATGTTGCTATGCAATACAGCCGGAGTGTAGCACGCAACTTACGGTTTGTGCTCATCACCTTACCCCTTATCGAAGCCGCTTGGCAATGCCTGTCTTGTGTCTTATATAAGACTAGTCTTTACGCTTGATTTATTTGATGTTAAAAAGCAGGCATGAATGCCAAATCCCTTCTTCGCTTGCCGCTCTACGAGCAGATCAAACAGCAGATTCTGCAGCGGATTGCGGACAGCGAATGGGCCAGCAACGAGCTGCTGCCCAGCGAGTGGGATCTGGCGGAACAGTTTGCCGTCAGCCAGGGCACCGTCAGGAAAGCCCTTACCGATCTGGTGAACGATGGCGTGCTGTACCGCCAGCAGGGTCGCGGTACTTTCGTGGCCGAAGCGCTGGACGACTGGGCCGGCATGAGCATGGTGTCGCCGGGCCTGCTGAGCGAAAAGCCGGATCGCCTGGTACGCGAGTTTCTTGGCATCAGCCGTGCACACGCCAACGAAGAGTTGGCCGCAGCACTGGGCCTGCGCCGCGGCGCCGGGGTGCATCGCATCCGCCTGCTGTGGCGCGTGCAGGGCCAGGCAGTGGCACTGGATGAAGTCACGCTGCCGCTGGAGCGCTTCGAAACGCTGGATGCGCGCTGGCTGCGCCAGAGCGTCGGCGTGTGGGCGGTGCTGCAGCAGCATTTTGGCGTACGCCTGCGCGTGGCCGCCGAACAGTGGCGCGCGGTCGGGCTGACAAGGGAAGAAGCGCAGCTGCTGCATGCGCGCGAAGGCGATGCGGCACTGTTTTACCTGCGGGTGGCGGAAGACATCCACGGGCAGGCGCTGGAATGGCGCGAACGCTGGTGCCTCACCGGCTCGCTGGCCCTGACCAGCCAGCCGGCGCAGTAACAGGCAGATATGTCGCAAGCCTGCAAAATTGCGACCGTTTTATGTCCGGCGTCGGCATGGCGACGCTAATTTGCTAGAATTTACGGACATGTTGCACCTGCAGCATCGGTTCGACATGTTTTCAATCGGGTGGGGGCAGCGTCAACGCCCCCGTTCAGTGGACTTCGCAGCCGTAACGTGAAGCCCGATATAACCACTTGGTACATGCACATCCAAGGAAGCTCTATGCAGAAGCAACGACCAAAGCACCTCGATCTGGGGAAGATCAGACTGCCTGTTCCGGGCATCGTCTCGATCCTGCACCGGATCAGCGGCGTGGCACTCTTCTTCGCCCTGCCGTTACTGATTTACCTCCTCTCCGGCTCGCTCAGCTCCGCCGAAACTTTCGACAACTACCACTCGGTAGTTGCTCACCCGCTGATGAAACTGATCCTGATCGGCTTCCTGTGGGCCTTCCTGCACCACGCCTGTGCCGGCGTACGTTTCCTGTTTCTTGACATTCACAAGGGCCTGGAACTGCAGACCGCTCGTGCGACTGCCAAGATCGTACTGGCAGTCAGCCTGTCCCTGACCGTAATCCTGGGGGCGATCCTATGGTAAACCGCAACGTCGTTGGCGCTCACTATGGCCTGAAAGACTGGATCGTTCAGCGCATCACTGCCGTGATCATGCTGACCTACACCATTCTGCTGGTGCTGTTCCTGCTGGCCATGCCGGCCGGCTATGAGGGCTGGAAAGCCCTGTTCAGCATGACCTGGGTGAAAGTACTGACCCAGACCACCCTGCTGGCGTTGTTCATGCATGCCTGGGTTGGCATCCGTGACCTGTGGATGGACTACATCAAACCGGTTGGCGTGCGCCTGTCGCTGCACTCCCTGACCGCGGTTTGGCTGGTGTCCTGTTTCATCTATTCGCTTAAGGTTGTCTGGGGGCTGTAATGACTGTACCTGTTCGTCGTTTTGACGCAGTGATTGTTGGCGGCGGTGGCGCAGGTCTGCGTGCTGCTCTGCAACTGTCCGAGTCCGGCCTGAAAACCGCCGTACTCTCCAAAGTATTCCCTACCCGTTCCCACACCGTTGCGGCACAGGGCGGCATTTCCGCCTCGCTGGGCAACGTGCAGGAAGACCGCTGGGAATGGCACATGTACGACACCGTGAAGGGGTCGGACTGGCTGGGTGACCAGGACGCCATCGAATTCATGTGCCGCAAGGCGCCTGAAGCCGTGATCGAGCTTGAGCACTTCGGCATGCCGTTCGACCGCCTGGAAAACGGCAAGATCTACCAGCGCCCGTTCGGCGGTCACACCCAGAACAACGGCGAGACCCCGGTACAGCGCGCCTGTGCCGCAGCCGACCGTACCGGTCACGCCATGCTGCACACCCTGTACCAGCGCAACGTGCGTGCCAACACCCAGTTCTTCGTGGAATGGATGGCACTGGACCTGATCCGCGACGAAGCCGGTGACGTGGTGGGCGTAACCGCCCTGGAAATGGAAACCGGTGAAGTTTTCATCTTCCACGCCAAGGCCGTGCTGTTCGCTACCGGCGGTGCCGGCCGCATCTACGCCGCATCCACCAACGCCTTCATCAACACCGGTGACGGCCTGGGCATGTGCGTACGCGCAGGCATCCCGCTGGAAGACATGGAATTCTGGCAGTTCCACCCGACCGGCGTGGCCGGCGCGGGCGTGCTGATCACCGAGGGTGTGCGCGGCGAAGGCGGCATCCTGCTGAACAGCAATGGCGAGCGTTTCATGGAACGCTACGCACCGAACCTGAAGGATCTGGCTCCGCGCGACTTCGTGGCCCGCTCCATGGAGCAGGAAGTGCTGGAAGGCCGTGGTTGCGGCCCGAACAAGGACTACGTGCTGCTGAAACTGGATCACCTCGGTCCGGACATCATCAAGCACCGTCTGCCGGGCATCCGCGAGATCGCCATCAAGTTCGCCGGCGTGGACCCGATCAAGGACCCGATCCCGGTAATCCCGACTTGCCACTACCAGATGGGCGGTATTCCGACCAACTACCGTGGCGAAGTGGTGATTCCGCAGGGCGACAACCCGGAAAGCCGCGTGCACGGCTTCTACGCTGCCGGCGAATGTGCCTGCGCGTCCGTACACGGCGCCAACCGTCTGGGCACCAACTCCCTGCTGGACCTGGTGGTATTCGGTAAATCGGCCGGCGACAGCATGGTCGAGTTCATCAAGAACGAAATGCCGACCTGGAAGCCGCTGCCGGCCAACGCCGCAGAACGCTCGCTGGCCCGCATCAGCCGTCTGGACAACCAGACCGGTGGCGAGGACGTGACTGAAGTGCGTACCGCCATGCAGCGTACCGTACAGGCCCGTGCCGCCGTGTTCCGCAACGCCGACAACCTGTCGCAGGGCGTGAAGGAAATCCAGGAAGTGGCCGAGCGCGTGAAGCGCACCCAGATCAAGGACAAGTCCAAGGTGTTCAACACCGCCCGCGTGGAAGCGCTGGAACTGGAAAACCTGATCGAAGTGGCCGTGGCCACCCTGATCGCCGCCGAAGCCCGCAAGGAATCCCGTGGCGCCCACGCCCACGCCGACTTCCCGCAGCGCGACGACGAAGTGTGGATGAAGCACTCCCTGTACTACGGTGAAGACCGTCGCCTGAGCTACAAGCCGGTGCACACCAAGCCGCTGTCGGTGGATTACATCCCGCCGAAAGAGCGTACCTTCTAAGCGGCGACCAGGAGATCGAAATGACCAAAACCCGTTTTTCCATTTACCGCTACGACCCGGACAAGGACGCCAAGCCGTACATGCAGGATTACGAGATCGAGCTTGGCCCGAACGACGTAAAACTGCTGGACGTGATCGTGAAGCTGAAGGCCATGGACGACACCCTGTCGTTCCGCCGCTCCTGCCGTGAAGGTATCTGTGGCTCCGACGCCATGAACATCAACGGCAAGAACGGTCTGGCGTGCGTCACCGACGTCGCCGGGCTGAAACAGCCGATCGAGCTGCGTCCGCTGCCGGGCCTGCCGGTTATCCGCGACCTGATCGTGGACATGACCCAGTTCTTCAAGCAGTACCACTCGATCAAGCCGTACGTGATCAACGACACCCCGCGTCCGGAAAAGGAACGCCTGCAGTCGCCGGAAGACCGTCTGGAGCTGGACGGCCTGTACGAGTGCATCCTGTGTGCGTGCTGTTCCACTTCCTGCCCGTCGTTCTGGTGGAACCCGGACAAGTTCGTTGGCCCGGCCGGCCTGCTCGCAGCGTACCGCTTCATTGCCGATACCCGCGACACCGCCACCAGCGAGCGTCTGGACAACCTGGAAGACCCGTACCGCCTGTTCCGCTGCCATAGCATCATGAACTGCGTTGACGTGTGTCCGAAAGGTCTGAACCCGACCAAGGCGATCGGCAAGATCAAGGACCTGATGGTCAAGCGTGCCGTATGACCGATATCGATCCGGTTGAAATCAAACGGATCCGCTGGCGCTCCCGCCGCGGCCTGCTCGAACTCGACCTGGTGCTGGAACGTTTCCTCGCCAGTCGTTTCGAACAGCTCACCGCGGCGGAGCTGGCCGCGTACAGGAAGTGTCTGGATCTCGACGACACCGACTTCCTGGACTACGTCAACGGCAAGGCGGAAGTGCCCGATCCCGAACTGACACACATCATCGGGATCTTGCGGACAGTCTGACTGGCCGCTGCAGCAAACACATTACAACGACCACAAACTGAAACTGGGAGTATTGCTGTGGAAAACAATCGCAAAGTAACGCTCACCTATAACGAAGGCAAGGACTCGCTGGACCTGCCGGTACTGCCGGGCACCCTCGGTCCGGACGTCGTTGACATCCGCGCCTTCTCCAAGACCGGCATGTTCACCTTCGACCCGGGTTTCCTGGCCACCGCCAGCTGCGAATCGCAGATCACCTTCATCGACGGCGATCTGGGCCAGCTGTACTACCGCGGCTACCCGATCGAGCAACTGGCCGAGAACAGTGACTACCTGGAAGTGTGCTACCTGCTGCTGAACGGCGAACTGCCGAACGCGGCACAGCGCAAGGAGTTCGAGCGCGGCATCATGCGTCACAACATGCTGCACGACCAGATCATCAGCTTCTACAAGGGTTTCCGCCGCGACGCGCACCCGATGGCAGTGATGGTGGGTGTAGTGGGTGCGCTGTCCGCCTTCTACCACGACTCGCTGGACATCAATAACGCGGAACACCGCAAGATTTCGGCACACCGCCTGATCGCCAAGCTGCCGAACATCGCAGCCCAGGCTTACCGCTACAACAAGGGCCTGCCGTTCTCCTACCCGAAAAACGGCCTGACCTTTGCCGAGAACTTCCTGCACATGATGTTCTCCACCCCGTGCGAAGAGTACAAGGTGAACCCGGTAACCGCGCGCGCACTGGACCGCATCTTCACCCTGCACGCCGACCACGAGCAGAACGCCTCCACCTCCACCGTGCGTCTGGCCGGCTCCTCCGGTGCCAACCCGTTCGCGTGTATCGCCGCCGGTATCGCCTGCCTGTGGGGCCCGTCCCACGGTGGCGCCAACGAGGCCGTACTGAAGATGCTGGACGAAATCGGCAGCGTGGATCACGTAGCCGACTTCATGCAGGGCGTGAAGGACAAGCGCTACAAACTGATGGGCTTCGGCCACCGCGTGTACAAGAACATGGACCCGCGCGCCGCCATCATGAAGCAGACCTGCGACGAAGTGCTGACCGAACTGGGTCTGCAGGACGATCCGAAGTTCAAGCTGGCCATGGCACTGGAAAAGATTGCGCTGGAAGACCCGTACTTCATCGAGCGCAAGCTGTACCCGAACGTGGACTTCTACTCCGGCATCGTGCTGTCCGCCATCGGCATCCCGGTATCCATGTTCACCCCGATCTTCGCCCTGGCACGCACCGTGGGCTGGATCTCGCACTGGACCGAAATGATCGCCGACCCGGGCATGAAGATCGGTCGTCCGCGCCAGCTGTACACCGGCTCGCCGCGCCGCGACTTCGTACCGGTAGACAAGCGCTAACGGTATGACGCATGGGTTGGCCGCATGCG
This Vogesella sp. LIG4 DNA region includes the following protein-coding sequences:
- a CDS encoding malate dehydrogenase; the encoded protein is MKAPVRVAVTGAAGQIGYALLFRIASGEMLGKDQPVILQLLEIPDEKAQNALKGVIMELEDCAFPLLAGIEAHSDPMTAFKDTDYALLVGSRPRGPGMERSELLSINGAIFIGQGKALNAVASRDVKVLVVGNPANTNAYIAMKSAPDLPAKNFTAMLRLDHNRAASQIAAKTGKAVADIEKLTVWGNHSPSMYADYRFATIDGQSVKEMINDDVWNRDVFLPTVGKRGAAIIAARGLSSAASAANAAIDHMRDWALGTNGKWVTMGIPSDGSYGIPKDVMFGFPVTCENGEYKLVEGLEIDAFSRERINFTLAELEEERAGVAHLLG
- the sdhD gene encoding succinate dehydrogenase, hydrophobic membrane anchor protein gives rise to the protein MVNRNVVGAHYGLKDWIVQRITAVIMLTYTILLVLFLLAMPAGYEGWKALFSMTWVKVLTQTTLLALFMHAWVGIRDLWMDYIKPVGVRLSLHSLTAVWLVSCFIYSLKVVWGL
- the sdhA gene encoding succinate dehydrogenase flavoprotein subunit, coding for MTVPVRRFDAVIVGGGGAGLRAALQLSESGLKTAVLSKVFPTRSHTVAAQGGISASLGNVQEDRWEWHMYDTVKGSDWLGDQDAIEFMCRKAPEAVIELEHFGMPFDRLENGKIYQRPFGGHTQNNGETPVQRACAAADRTGHAMLHTLYQRNVRANTQFFVEWMALDLIRDEAGDVVGVTALEMETGEVFIFHAKAVLFATGGAGRIYAASTNAFINTGDGLGMCVRAGIPLEDMEFWQFHPTGVAGAGVLITEGVRGEGGILLNSNGERFMERYAPNLKDLAPRDFVARSMEQEVLEGRGCGPNKDYVLLKLDHLGPDIIKHRLPGIREIAIKFAGVDPIKDPIPVIPTCHYQMGGIPTNYRGEVVIPQGDNPESRVHGFYAAGECACASVHGANRLGTNSLLDLVVFGKSAGDSMVEFIKNEMPTWKPLPANAAERSLARISRLDNQTGGEDVTEVRTAMQRTVQARAAVFRNADNLSQGVKEIQEVAERVKRTQIKDKSKVFNTARVEALELENLIEVAVATLIAAEARKESRGAHAHADFPQRDDEVWMKHSLYYGEDRRLSYKPVHTKPLSVDYIPPKERTF
- a CDS encoding succinate dehydrogenase iron-sulfur subunit, giving the protein MTKTRFSIYRYDPDKDAKPYMQDYEIELGPNDVKLLDVIVKLKAMDDTLSFRRSCREGICGSDAMNINGKNGLACVTDVAGLKQPIELRPLPGLPVIRDLIVDMTQFFKQYHSIKPYVINDTPRPEKERLQSPEDRLELDGLYECILCACCSTSCPSFWWNPDKFVGPAGLLAAYRFIADTRDTATSERLDNLEDPYRLFRCHSIMNCVDVCPKGLNPTKAIGKIKDLMVKRAV
- the prfB gene encoding peptide chain release factor 2 (programmed frameshift), whose translation is MEAEVLNQIQAQIDDLSARNTDIRGYLDFDGKKDRLEEVSRLTEDSEIWNDPKKAQELGRERKQLEDVVLVIEGIAATLADCAELFDMGKAEDDDDTILAVKADLDEVEAKLAKLEFRRMFHDPMDPNNCFVDIQAGAGGTEAQDWAGMLLRMYVRYAERKGFKVDVLEESEGDVAGITSATIKIEGEYAYGLLRTEVGVHRLVRVSPFDSNARRHTSFCSVFVYPEVDDSFEIDINPADVRTDTYRASGAGGQHINKTDSAVRLTHTPTGIVVQCQNDRSQHRNRDEAWQMLRAKLYELELKKRNEAKQALEDSKTDVGWGHQIRSYVFDQSRIKDLRTSYEVGNIKAVMDGDLDGFIEASLKQGV
- a CDS encoding succinate dehydrogenase assembly factor 2 → MTDIDPVEIKRIRWRSRRGLLELDLVLERFLASRFEQLTAAELAAYRKCLDLDDTDFLDYVNGKAEVPDPELTHIIGILRTV
- a CDS encoding GntR family transcriptional regulator, with the protein product MNAKSLLRLPLYEQIKQQILQRIADSEWASNELLPSEWDLAEQFAVSQGTVRKALTDLVNDGVLYRQQGRGTFVAEALDDWAGMSMVSPGLLSEKPDRLVREFLGISRAHANEELAAALGLRRGAGVHRIRLLWRVQGQAVALDEVTLPLERFETLDARWLRQSVGVWAVLQQHFGVRLRVAAEQWRAVGLTREEAQLLHAREGDAALFYLRVAEDIHGQALEWRERWCLTGSLALTSQPAQ
- the sdhC gene encoding succinate dehydrogenase, cytochrome b556 subunit; its protein translation is MQKQRPKHLDLGKIRLPVPGIVSILHRISGVALFFALPLLIYLLSGSLSSAETFDNYHSVVAHPLMKLILIGFLWAFLHHACAGVRFLFLDIHKGLELQTARATAKIVLAVSLSLTVILGAILW
- the gltA gene encoding citrate synthase, coding for MENNRKVTLTYNEGKDSLDLPVLPGTLGPDVVDIRAFSKTGMFTFDPGFLATASCESQITFIDGDLGQLYYRGYPIEQLAENSDYLEVCYLLLNGELPNAAQRKEFERGIMRHNMLHDQIISFYKGFRRDAHPMAVMVGVVGALSAFYHDSLDINNAEHRKISAHRLIAKLPNIAAQAYRYNKGLPFSYPKNGLTFAENFLHMMFSTPCEEYKVNPVTARALDRIFTLHADHEQNASTSTVRLAGSSGANPFACIAAGIACLWGPSHGGANEAVLKMLDEIGSVDHVADFMQGVKDKRYKLMGFGHRVYKNMDPRAAIMKQTCDEVLTELGLQDDPKFKLAMALEKIALEDPYFIERKLYPNVDFYSGIVLSAIGIPVSMFTPIFALARTVGWISHWTEMIADPGMKIGRPRQLYTGSPRRDFVPVDKR